In Thauera sp. JM12B12, one DNA window encodes the following:
- the sufU gene encoding Fe-S cluster assembly sulfur transfer protein SufU, with the protein MSDMQDSLRELYQEVIFDHNRNPRNYRPLPAASHHADGHNPLCGDQLTVYLQVEDGIVREASFVGHGCAISTASASLMTEAVKGRPVAEVEALFRDVHALLTGTRDEAAPARDFGKLQVLAGVKEFPVRVKCATLAWHTLHNALTGAHETAHTE; encoded by the coding sequence ATGAGCGACATGCAGGATTCGCTGCGCGAGCTGTACCAGGAGGTGATCTTCGATCACAACCGCAACCCGCGTAACTACCGCCCGCTGCCGGCCGCGAGCCACCACGCCGACGGCCACAACCCGCTCTGCGGCGACCAGCTCACGGTCTATCTGCAGGTCGAGGACGGCATCGTGCGCGAGGCGAGCTTCGTCGGCCACGGCTGCGCGATCTCCACCGCCTCGGCCTCGCTGATGACCGAGGCGGTCAAGGGCAGGCCGGTCGCGGAGGTCGAGGCGCTGTTCCGCGACGTGCACGCGCTGCTGACCGGCACGCGCGACGAGGCCGCGCCGGCGCGCGACTTCGGCAAGCTGCAGGTGTTGGCCGGGGTGAAGGAATTCCCGGTGCGGGTGAAGTGCGCCACGCTCGCCTGGCACACCCTGCACAACGCGCTCACCGGCGCGCACGAGACCGCGCACACCGAATAG
- a CDS encoding toll/interleukin-1 receptor domain-containing protein, with protein sequence MQAITTVRGEDAAMGNVFISYRRDDAAGYARAIYEELTERFSPERVFMDVDAIEPGLPFDEVIRDAVGQCEVLLVLIGARWLAPRPEGGTRLDEERDFVRIEIAAALVRKIRVIPVLLDGTPMPEEAELPEPLRGLAWRNAIELSNTRFNADVNRLVEVLAKVLGEAARPAPVAGAPAAASSASAARASPVPPPAAAQAEPPSRTAEHPAGSRTRLAVIGGAVVLVLAAALVALWPAPPGPDPSLVANATVPDVPSAKTPKLTSGNMAPSAPALPAYGVVFGSDRTLAAARDEIDRAAAQGVKDAGVYFRNGYFASIAAAASQAEADRILRIVRAFGTDPYAARMQTWCRQPQARDGYVECAATATKQ encoded by the coding sequence GTGCAGGCCATCACCACCGTGCGCGGGGAGGACGCAGCCATGGGCAATGTTTTCATCAGCTACCGGCGTGACGACGCGGCGGGCTATGCGCGCGCGATCTACGAGGAGCTGACCGAGCGCTTCTCCCCCGAGCGCGTGTTCATGGACGTGGACGCGATCGAGCCCGGCCTGCCCTTCGACGAGGTGATCCGCGACGCGGTGGGCCAGTGCGAGGTGCTGCTGGTGCTCATCGGCGCGCGCTGGCTGGCGCCGCGCCCGGAGGGCGGAACGCGGCTCGACGAAGAGCGCGACTTCGTGCGCATTGAGATCGCGGCCGCGCTCGTACGCAAGATCCGCGTCATCCCGGTGCTGCTCGACGGCACGCCGATGCCTGAAGAGGCCGAACTGCCCGAGCCGCTGCGCGGGCTGGCGTGGCGCAACGCGATCGAGCTCAGCAACACGCGCTTCAATGCCGACGTCAACCGGCTCGTCGAGGTGCTGGCCAAGGTGCTGGGCGAAGCGGCGCGGCCGGCGCCTGTCGCGGGCGCGCCGGCTGCCGCTTCGTCCGCATCCGCGGCGCGCGCGTCGCCCGTGCCGCCGCCCGCCGCCGCACAGGCCGAGCCACCTTCGCGCACGGCGGAGCACCCGGCCGGCAGCCGGACGCGGCTCGCCGTCATCGGTGGCGCGGTGGTGCTTGTCCTTGCGGCCGCGCTCGTGGCGCTGTGGCCCGCGCCGCCGGGGCCCGACCCCTCCCTGGTCGCGAACGCGACCGTCCCCGATGTGCCGAGCGCGAAGACGCCCAAGCTCACGAGCGGGAACATGGCGCCGTCCGCACCGGCGCTGCCGGCCTACGGCGTGGTGTTCGGCAGCGACCGGACGCTCGCGGCCGCGCGCGACGAGATCGACCGTGCGGCCGCGCAGGGCGTGAAGGATGCGGGGGTGTATTTCCGCAACGGCTATTTCGCCAGCATCGCCGCCGCGGCATCGCAGGCGGAGGCGGACCGCATCCTCCGCATCGTGCGCGCCTTCGGCACCGACCCCTACGCCGCGCGCATGCAGACCTGGTGCCGGCAGCCGCAGGCGCGCGACGGCTACGTCGAATGCGCCGCCACGGCGACCAAGCAATGA
- a CDS encoding sterol desaturase family protein translates to MAEARSGAWALAFPASLLVSAVGGALALAVLAETGLPAWLAVVMMVAGLTAWTLLEYLLHRFLLHGVEPFRAWHAEHHLMPDQPIRIPLAFSVPLALAMLVLPSLLLRNLALGAAVSIGLLAGEIAQQAVHRRLHGEGGGHWIRRLRSLHGFHHDRDARLGFGTLSRFWDRFFGTAPRA, encoded by the coding sequence GTGGCTGAAGCGCGCTCTGGTGCCTGGGCGCTGGCGTTTCCGGCCTCCTTGCTGGTGTCCGCGGTGGGCGGCGCGCTCGCGCTCGCGGTGCTGGCGGAAACCGGTCTGCCGGCGTGGCTCGCGGTCGTGATGATGGTGGCGGGCCTGACGGCGTGGACCCTGCTCGAATACCTGCTTCACCGCTTCCTGCTGCACGGTGTGGAGCCATTCCGCGCCTGGCATGCCGAGCACCACCTGATGCCGGATCAACCGATCCGGATCCCGCTCGCGTTCAGCGTCCCGCTCGCGCTCGCCATGCTCGTGCTGCCGAGCCTGCTGCTGCGCAACCTGGCGCTCGGCGCTGCGGTCTCGATCGGCCTGCTCGCGGGCGAGATCGCCCAGCAGGCGGTGCACCGGCGCCTGCATGGCGAGGGCGGCGGGCACTGGATCCGGCGCTTGCGCAGCCTGCACGGCTTTCACCATGACCGCGACGCACGCCTCGGGTTCGGCACCTTGAGCCGCTTCTGGGATCGCTTCTTCGGCACCGCGCCGCGGGCCTGA
- a CDS encoding SUF system Fe-S cluster assembly regulator codes for MLRISKLTDYGTLILAHMAGLPGRLHSAAELAEALGLGLPTVSKVLKTLGRHALVSSQRGAHGGYVLTRAAEQITVADIIDALEDQPFGLTECSASAGVCSMESDCRIRDNWLRINTVVRQALQSVTVADMVHPDEPSPLARGLVSNEPASHRMHGPARLGSRAAAASLAACIPTPRADDQEI; via the coding sequence ATGCTGCGCATAAGCAAACTCACCGACTATGGCACCCTGATCCTGGCCCACATGGCCGGGCTGCCGGGCCGGCTGCACAGCGCGGCAGAACTGGCCGAGGCGCTCGGGCTGGGGCTGCCGACGGTCAGCAAGGTGCTCAAGACCCTCGGCCGCCATGCACTGGTGAGCAGCCAGCGCGGCGCGCACGGCGGCTACGTGCTCACCCGCGCGGCCGAGCAGATCACCGTCGCCGACATCATCGACGCGCTCGAAGACCAGCCCTTCGGCCTCACCGAGTGCAGCGCAAGCGCTGGCGTGTGCAGCATGGAAAGCGACTGCCGAATCCGCGACAACTGGCTGCGCATCAACACCGTGGTCCGCCAGGCGCTGCAGTCCGTCACGGTTGCCGACATGGTGCACCCGGACGAGCCCTCACCCCTCGCGCGCGGGCTCGTGTCGAATGAACCCGCTTCCCATCGCATGCACGGCCCCGCCCGCCTGGGCAGCCGCGCAGCCGCAGCCTCACTCGCTGCCTGCATCCCGACGCCCCGCGCAGACGACCAGGAGATCTGA
- the sufT gene encoding putative Fe-S cluster assembly protein SufT, translating into MGDRYGETESRVLQRDCAAVSVPWGRPETLEEGSYALVTQRLGGSITVMSGGNLYRIDERNADALGLEPQPLPPPPAAEDGAPTAEGVERAAWDQLATCYDPEIPIDIVNLGLVYACTAEPATDGRFRLAVNMTLTAPGCGMGTLIADEAREKLLGIPGVAEAEVKLVWDPPWSRELMSEAARLEMGML; encoded by the coding sequence ATGGGCGACCGCTACGGCGAAACCGAATCCCGCGTGCTGCAGCGCGACTGCGCGGCGGTGAGCGTGCCCTGGGGCCGGCCGGAGACGCTGGAAGAAGGCAGCTACGCGCTCGTCACCCAGCGCCTGGGCGGCTCGATCACCGTGATGAGCGGCGGCAACCTGTACCGCATCGACGAACGCAACGCCGACGCGCTCGGCCTCGAGCCGCAGCCGCTCCCGCCGCCGCCCGCGGCCGAGGACGGCGCGCCCACGGCCGAGGGCGTCGAGCGCGCAGCCTGGGACCAGCTCGCCACCTGCTACGACCCCGAGATCCCGATCGACATCGTCAATCTCGGCCTGGTCTATGCCTGCACCGCCGAACCCGCCACCGACGGCCGCTTCCGGCTGGCGGTGAACATGACCCTGACCGCCCCCGGCTGCGGCATGGGCACGCTGATCGCCGACGAGGCGCGCGAGAAGCTGCTCGGCATCCCCGGCGTCGCCGAAGCCGAGGTGAAGCTGGTGTGGGATCCGCCCTGGAGCCGCGAGCTGATGAGCGAGGCGGCCCGCCTCGAGATGGGCATGCTGTAA
- a CDS encoding cysteine desulfurase codes for MNAPRDTGVETPILDLATDFPILSRPVHGRRLAYLDNGATTQKPAAVIEAEARFYRESNANIHRGVHWLSQHATELYDDARATVQRFINAASADEIVFTRGTTEAINLVAQSWGRPRLTAGDEILLSTMEHHSNIVPWQLMCEQTGAVLKVIPVQDDGELDMAAFEGLLGERTRLLAITHVSNALGTVNPVTEMTRRAHEVGALVLVDGAQAVAHQAVDVQAIGCDFYAFSGHKLYGPTGIGALYGRAELLRHMPPWQGGGDMIRTVAFDKTTFAPPPQRFEAGTPNIAGAIGLAAAIDYVSGVGMDRIHAHEQALLEYGTRALQDIPGVRLVGTAREKAGILSFLVEGIHPHDLGTILDAEGVAIRAGHHCAMPLMTRFGIPGTARASLALYNGCADLDALVAAIHKAQALFGTRRSAGRRP; via the coding sequence GTGAACGCGCCTCGCGACACCGGGGTGGAGACGCCCATCCTCGACCTCGCCACCGACTTCCCGATCCTGTCGCGCCCGGTGCATGGCCGGCGCCTGGCCTACCTCGACAACGGCGCCACCACGCAGAAGCCGGCGGCGGTGATCGAGGCCGAGGCGCGCTTCTACCGCGAGTCCAACGCCAACATCCACCGCGGCGTGCACTGGCTGTCGCAGCATGCCACCGAGCTCTACGACGACGCGCGCGCCACCGTGCAGCGCTTCATCAACGCCGCCAGCGCCGACGAGATCGTGTTCACCCGCGGCACCACCGAGGCGATCAACCTGGTGGCGCAGAGCTGGGGCCGGCCACGGCTCACCGCCGGCGACGAGATTCTGCTGAGCACGATGGAGCACCACTCCAACATCGTGCCCTGGCAGCTCATGTGCGAGCAGACCGGCGCGGTGCTCAAGGTGATCCCGGTGCAGGACGACGGCGAGCTCGACATGGCGGCCTTCGAGGGCCTGCTCGGCGAGCGCACCCGGCTGCTGGCGATCACCCATGTGTCGAACGCGCTCGGCACGGTCAACCCGGTGACCGAGATGACGCGGCGCGCACACGAGGTCGGCGCGCTGGTGCTGGTCGACGGCGCCCAGGCGGTCGCCCATCAGGCCGTGGACGTGCAGGCGATCGGCTGCGACTTCTACGCCTTCTCCGGCCACAAGCTCTACGGCCCCACCGGCATCGGCGCGCTCTACGGCCGTGCCGAGCTGTTGCGCCACATGCCGCCCTGGCAGGGCGGCGGCGACATGATCCGCACCGTGGCCTTCGACAAGACCACCTTCGCCCCGCCGCCGCAGCGCTTCGAGGCCGGCACGCCCAACATCGCCGGCGCGATCGGGCTGGCGGCGGCGATCGACTACGTGAGCGGCGTCGGCATGGACCGCATCCACGCCCACGAGCAGGCCCTGCTCGAGTACGGCACCCGTGCGCTGCAGGACATCCCCGGCGTGCGCCTGGTCGGCACCGCACGCGAGAAAGCCGGCATCCTGTCCTTCCTGGTCGAGGGCATCCACCCGCACGACCTCGGCACCATTCTCGATGCCGAAGGCGTGGCGATCCGCGCCGGCCATCACTGCGCGATGCCGCTGATGACGCGCTTCGGCATCCCCGGCACCGCGCGCGCCTCACTCGCGCTGTACAACGGCTGCGCCGACCTCGACGCGCTGGTCGCGGCCATCCACAAGGCACAGGCGCTGTTCGGCACCCGCCGCAGCGCAGGGAGGCGCCCATGA
- the sufD gene encoding Fe-S cluster assembly protein SufD: MSAIDFWVARQREDAAGLPGAQLPWLARLRAEAIARFADEGWPTTRRENWRHTSLAFMAQQSLAAEAGDKPEAVLARLRKNYRAAIRGQASSHGAGSTLGGGPGSHGAEGAVGAGLPANAAAFAPQDLDRWLVFVDGRFAPALSAIGGLPGGAKIGSLADALKQTPDAVEAAFGSATDGETPQALNAAVATDGAWIHLSRGVAVEQPIHLVFIGATAADRHLRNLVVAEAGAQATIVEHYPAGAAGSTLTTAVTRVLAAQDSHVTHLKLQQEAPEAIHLATIAAEQARGAVFASHSLSFGARLARNDIRTRLDGEGAETLLNGLYHADGRRHVDHHTRIDHARPQGTSREFYRGLLDGNARGVFTGRILVAQDAQRTDAMQRCDNLLLSRLAEADARPELEIYADDVKCAHGATVGQLDEDALFYLRSRGIDTAHARQLLTYAFAAEVLERIAHAPLRALGRAALLERLPGGNRMEELL; this comes from the coding sequence ATGAGCGCGATCGACTTCTGGGTCGCCCGCCAGCGTGAGGACGCGGCCGGCCTGCCGGGCGCGCAGCTGCCCTGGCTCGCCCGCCTGCGCGCGGAGGCGATCGCCCGCTTCGCCGACGAAGGCTGGCCGACGACGCGGCGCGAGAACTGGCGCCACACCTCGCTCGCCTTCATGGCGCAGCAGTCGCTGGCGGCCGAGGCGGGCGACAAGCCCGAGGCGGTGCTGGCGCGGCTGCGCAAAAATTATCGCGCGGCCATTCGCGGGCAAGCCAGCTCCCACGGGGCGGGCAGCACCCTTGGCGGCGGGCCCGGCTCCCACGGGGCGGAGGGCGCTGTGGGAGCGGGCTTGCCCGCGAATGCTGCGGCCTTCGCCCCGCAGGACCTCGACCGCTGGCTGGTCTTCGTCGATGGCAGGTTCGCCCCCGCGCTGTCCGCGATCGGCGGACTGCCGGGCGGCGCGAAGATCGGTAGCCTGGCCGATGCGCTGAAGCAGACCCCGGATGCGGTGGAGGCCGCGTTCGGCTCCGCCACCGACGGCGAGACGCCGCAGGCCCTCAACGCCGCCGTGGCCACCGACGGCGCGTGGATCCACCTCAGCCGCGGCGTTGCCGTGGAGCAGCCGATCCACCTCGTCTTCATCGGCGCCACCGCCGCGGACCGCCACCTGCGCAACCTCGTCGTCGCCGAGGCCGGCGCGCAGGCGACCATCGTCGAGCATTACCCCGCCGGCGCCGCCGGCAGCACGCTCACCACCGCCGTCACCCGCGTGCTCGCCGCGCAGGACAGCCACGTGACGCACCTCAAGCTGCAGCAGGAGGCGCCCGAAGCCATCCACCTGGCGACGATCGCGGCCGAGCAGGCGCGCGGCGCGGTGTTCGCCTCGCACTCGCTGTCCTTCGGCGCCCGCCTGGCGCGCAACGACATCCGCACCCGGCTCGACGGCGAAGGGGCCGAGACGCTGCTCAACGGTCTCTACCACGCCGACGGCCGCCGCCACGTCGACCACCACACCCGCATCGACCACGCCCGCCCGCAGGGCACCAGCCGCGAGTTCTACCGCGGCCTGCTCGACGGCAACGCACGCGGCGTGTTCACCGGCCGCATCCTGGTCGCCCAGGACGCGCAGCGCACCGACGCCATGCAGCGCTGCGACAACCTGCTGCTGTCCCGGCTGGCCGAGGCCGACGCCCGCCCCGAGCTCGAGATCTACGCCGACGACGTCAAGTGCGCCCACGGCGCCACCGTCGGCCAGCTCGACGAGGACGCCCTCTTCTACCTGCGCAGTCGCGGGATCGATACGGCGCATGCGCGCCAGCTGCTGACCTACGCCTTCGCCGCCGAGGTCCTCGAGCGCATCGCCCACGCCCCACTGCGCGCGCTCGGCCGCGCCGCGCTGCTCGAACGCCTGCCGGGCGGCAACCGGATGGAGGAATTGCTGTGA
- a CDS encoding DUF3617 family protein — protein MLRLLPLLLATAALTAHAAPTPASPPVRLHGLWLMNTGPAGEAAKVSSFHLCVGKQGTDDVLAYPGSPLANCREQQWSKDAHYTYYRAVCDARGSNAQVEARFAGDFQYNFHGEVTTTYSPALEGQTVAKREIDGRRLSPCRAETPEGKFLVKGQEGVGNLNLGEPIRQPAR, from the coding sequence ATGCTCCGCCTGCTCCCGCTCCTGCTCGCCACCGCGGCCCTCACCGCCCATGCTGCCCCCACCCCGGCGAGCCCGCCGGTCCGCCTGCACGGCCTGTGGCTCATGAACACCGGGCCGGCGGGCGAGGCGGCCAAGGTCTCCAGCTTCCACCTCTGCGTCGGCAAGCAGGGCACCGACGACGTGCTCGCCTACCCGGGCAGCCCGCTCGCCAACTGCCGCGAGCAGCAGTGGAGCAAGGACGCCCACTACACCTACTACCGCGCGGTGTGCGATGCGCGCGGCAGCAACGCACAGGTCGAAGCGCGCTTCGCCGGCGACTTCCAGTACAACTTCCACGGCGAGGTCACCACGACCTACTCGCCCGCGCTCGAAGGCCAGACCGTGGCGAAGCGCGAGATCGACGGCCGCCGGCTGTCGCCCTGCCGCGCCGAAACACCCGAGGGCAAGTTCCTGGTGAAGGGCCAGGAGGGGGTCGGCAACCTGAACCTCGGCGAGCCGATCCGCCAGCCCGCACGCTGA
- the sufC gene encoding Fe-S cluster assembly ATPase SufC, with the protein MLKINNLHASVDGKEILKGLNLDVGSGEVHAIMGPNGSGKSTLAQVLAGRDTFTVTDGSVDWDGADLLALPAEERARAGLFLAFQYPVEIPGVSNAYFLKAAVNAVRRHRGLSEYDAMDFLAKVKTEMKAVGMKEEFLYRPVNEGFSGGEKKRNEVLQMALLEPKLAVLDETDSGLDIDALKIVAEGVNRLRSPERSMIVITHYQRLLDYIVPDKVHVLSQGRIVRSGGRELALELEEHGYGWIDAAQGGKAAAAAGARP; encoded by the coding sequence ATGCTGAAAATCAACAACCTGCACGCCTCCGTCGATGGCAAGGAAATCCTCAAGGGTCTGAACCTGGACGTGGGCAGCGGCGAGGTGCACGCGATCATGGGCCCCAATGGCTCGGGCAAGAGCACGCTCGCCCAGGTGCTGGCCGGGCGTGACACCTTCACCGTCACAGACGGCAGCGTGGACTGGGACGGCGCCGACCTGCTCGCCCTGCCCGCCGAGGAGCGCGCCCGCGCCGGGCTGTTCCTCGCCTTCCAGTACCCGGTCGAGATCCCGGGCGTGTCCAACGCCTACTTCCTGAAGGCCGCGGTCAACGCCGTGCGCCGCCACCGCGGCCTGTCGGAATACGACGCCATGGACTTCCTCGCCAAGGTGAAGACCGAGATGAAGGCGGTCGGCATGAAGGAGGAGTTCCTCTACCGCCCGGTGAACGAAGGCTTCTCGGGCGGCGAGAAGAAGCGCAACGAGGTGCTGCAGATGGCGCTGCTCGAACCGAAGCTCGCGGTGCTCGACGAGACCGACTCGGGCCTGGACATCGACGCATTGAAGATCGTCGCCGAGGGGGTCAATCGCCTGCGCTCGCCCGAGCGCTCGATGATCGTGATCACCCACTACCAGCGCCTGCTCGACTACATCGTGCCGGACAAGGTGCACGTGCTGTCGCAGGGCCGCATCGTGCGCTCGGGCGGGCGCGAGCTCGCGCTCGAGCTGGAGGAGCACGGCTACGGCTGGATCGATGCGGCGCAAGGCGGCAAGGCCGCCGCCGCCGCGGGAGCACGGCCATGA
- the sufB gene encoding Fe-S cluster assembly protein SufB gives MNTPITAPSPTRSPTRGDALGTFLEQEYAAGFETTLETDAVPKGLSEDTIRMISARKGEPDWLLAWRLEAYRHWLTMSPPTWAAVQFPPVDFQDIVYYSAPKSKKDGPKSLDEVDPELLRTFEKLGVPLHERARLAGVAVDAVFDSVSVATTFRKELGEHGIVFCSFSEAVKEHPELVRQYLGTVVPPGDNFYAALNSAVFSDGSFVFIPKGVKCPMELSTYFRINARDTGQFERTLIIAEEGASVSYLEGCTAPMRDENQLHAAVVELIALDDAKIKYSTVQNWYPGDKDGKGGIYNFVTKRGDCRGARSHISWTQVETGSAITWKYPSVILRGDDSVGDFHSVALTNNLQQADTGTKMIHMGRNTRSTILSKGISAGRGSNTFRGLVKVTPKAEGARNYTQCDSLLIGDRCAAHTFPTIEVRHPTAHVEHEATTSRIGEDQLFYAMQRGISAEDAVSMIVNGFCREVFKELPMEFAVEAQKLLGVSLEGSVG, from the coding sequence ATGAACACCCCCATCACCGCCCCCTCCCCGACCCGCTCGCCCACTCGCGGCGACGCACTCGGCACCTTCCTGGAACAGGAATACGCCGCCGGCTTCGAGACCACGCTCGAGACCGATGCGGTGCCCAAGGGCCTGTCCGAAGACACCATCCGCATGATCTCCGCGCGCAAGGGCGAGCCCGACTGGCTGCTCGCGTGGCGCCTCGAGGCCTACCGCCACTGGCTGACGATGAGCCCGCCGACCTGGGCCGCGGTGCAGTTTCCGCCGGTCGACTTCCAGGACATCGTCTATTACTCGGCGCCGAAGTCGAAGAAGGACGGCCCCAAGAGCCTGGACGAGGTCGACCCCGAGCTGCTGCGCACCTTCGAGAAGCTCGGCGTGCCACTGCACGAGCGCGCGCGCCTGGCCGGCGTGGCGGTGGATGCGGTGTTCGACTCGGTGAGCGTCGCCACCACCTTCCGGAAGGAGCTGGGCGAGCACGGCATCGTGTTCTGCTCCTTCTCCGAGGCGGTGAAGGAGCACCCGGAGCTGGTGCGCCAATACCTCGGCACGGTGGTGCCGCCGGGCGACAACTTCTACGCCGCGCTCAACTCGGCGGTGTTTTCCGACGGCTCCTTCGTCTTCATCCCCAAGGGCGTGAAGTGCCCGATGGAGCTGTCGACCTACTTCCGCATCAATGCCCGCGACACCGGCCAGTTCGAGCGCACGCTGATCATCGCCGAGGAAGGCGCGTCGGTGAGCTACCTCGAAGGCTGTACCGCGCCGATGCGCGACGAGAACCAGCTCCACGCCGCGGTGGTGGAGCTGATCGCGCTCGACGACGCCAAGATCAAGTATTCCACCGTGCAGAACTGGTACCCGGGCGACAAGGACGGCAAGGGCGGCATCTACAACTTCGTCACCAAGCGCGGCGACTGCCGCGGCGCGCGCTCGCACATCTCGTGGACGCAGGTCGAGACCGGCTCGGCGATCACCTGGAAGTACCCGAGCGTGATCCTGCGCGGCGACGATTCGGTGGGCGACTTCCACTCGGTGGCGCTCACCAACAACCTGCAGCAGGCCGACACCGGCACCAAGATGATCCACATGGGGCGCAACACCCGCAGCACCATCCTCAGCAAGGGCATCTCGGCCGGGCGCGGCAGCAACACCTTCCGCGGCCTGGTCAAGGTCACGCCCAAGGCCGAAGGCGCGCGCAACTACACCCAGTGCGACTCGCTCCTGATCGGCGACCGCTGCGCGGCGCACACCTTCCCCACCATCGAGGTGCGCCACCCCACGGCGCATGTCGAGCACGAGGCCACCACCTCGCGCATCGGCGAGGACCAGTTGTTCTACGCGATGCAGCGCGGCATCAGCGCCGAGGACGCGGTGTCGATGATCGTCAATGGCTTCTGCCGCGAGGTGTTCAAGGAACTGCCGATGGAGTTCGCGGTAGAAGCACAGAAATTGCTGGGCGTGAGCCTCGAAGGCAGCGTCGGCTAA